The following proteins are co-located in the Paenibacillus sp. FSL H8-0079 genome:
- a CDS encoding OsmC family protein produces MADMKSNLNTVWYKNTKGSGRLKADYLKTNIAIPESSGGSGEGANPKELLVSSATTCYIMTLVYMLEQKKLSFSGLMMNTEAVNSKEQGFRIVHLPQVILSANSTEEQVQSVGKIMISAEQSCEVGNLLKKAGVQIEVEGTVEIESDIDAVSQYIEENQLNWD; encoded by the coding sequence ATGGCCGATATGAAATCTAATTTGAACACTGTATGGTATAAAAACACTAAAGGTAGCGGTAGATTGAAGGCAGATTACCTTAAAACGAATATCGCAATTCCTGAGTCTTCGGGAGGAAGTGGGGAAGGAGCCAATCCAAAAGAATTGTTGGTTTCCTCTGCCACGACTTGTTACATCATGACGCTCGTGTATATGTTGGAACAGAAAAAACTGTCATTTTCAGGATTAATGATGAACACAGAGGCTGTAAATTCCAAAGAACAAGGATTCCGAATAGTCCATCTTCCTCAGGTTATTTTGTCTGCGAATTCCACAGAAGAACAGGTTCAATCTGTGGGCAAAATCATGATTAGCGCGGAACAGTCTTGTGAAGTAGGAAACCTGCTCAAAAAAGCCGGTGTTCAGATTGAAGTTGAAGGTACAGTAGAGATTGAATCTGATATAGATGCAGTAAGCCAATACATTGAGGAAAACCAGCTAAACTGGGATTGA
- a CDS encoding thioredoxin family protein — MKEMMELASLDMVERFVSEHELSFLYVSQMNCSVCHALLPKIRTLLEEYPLIQLGHIDIHKVENIAEKYMIFTAPIMLLIIEEKEYVRADRFVRFNELKHKLDQIYELYTQSM, encoded by the coding sequence ATGAAAGAAATGATGGAATTAGCTTCGCTGGATATGGTGGAACGGTTTGTTAGTGAACATGAATTAAGTTTTTTATATGTATCTCAAATGAATTGTAGTGTTTGTCATGCACTGCTCCCTAAGATCAGAACACTATTAGAAGAATACCCTTTGATTCAATTGGGGCATATCGACATTCACAAGGTAGAGAACATAGCAGAGAAATATATGATTTTCACAGCTCCGATCATGTTGCTTATCATAGAAGAGAAGGAATATGTCAGAGCAGATCGATTTGTTCGCTTTAACGAATTGAAGCATAAACTTGATCAGATATATGAACTGTACACTCAGTCCATGTAA
- a CDS encoding PRD domain-containing protein — protein MIILKILNNNVAVTHDKLGQEVIVMGKGIAYQKRIGDALDEQSIDKIYSLSTKEAFIKFQELLTEIPLDYFDVADRIINFAKMTLGKKLNDSVYISLSDHIFSTVNRFKDGIPLKNALLWDIKRFYADEFKIGLKALQFIKESFDIQFPEDEAGFLALHIVNAEDRQESQDIYRVTKIIQEISDIVRYYFQIEFDEQSLAFYRFITHLKFFAQRLTSGSLHENESDQDLLDVIKEKHQNAYRCVGKIETYIKNNYNYSLTSEEKLYLTVHIQRVVYKTKS, from the coding sequence ATGATTATTCTTAAGATCCTTAACAACAATGTGGCGGTTACACATGATAAATTGGGTCAGGAAGTCATTGTCATGGGTAAGGGGATTGCTTACCAGAAGAGAATAGGCGATGCTCTTGACGAGCAAAGCATTGATAAGATTTACTCACTTTCTACCAAGGAGGCATTTATCAAATTTCAGGAACTCCTGACGGAAATCCCTTTAGATTACTTCGATGTGGCGGATAGAATCATAAATTTTGCGAAAATGACATTAGGTAAAAAACTGAATGATAGTGTATATATATCGCTCAGCGACCATATTTTCTCAACCGTAAACCGTTTCAAAGATGGGATTCCCCTCAAAAACGCTTTACTTTGGGATATTAAACGGTTTTACGCGGATGAATTTAAGATTGGTTTGAAGGCGCTTCAATTCATTAAGGAGTCTTTTGATATTCAGTTTCCGGAAGACGAGGCTGGTTTCCTTGCTTTGCACATCGTCAATGCGGAAGATCGCCAAGAAAGTCAGGATATCTACAGAGTGACTAAAATCATTCAAGAAATTAGCGACATTGTCAGGTATTATTTTCAAATTGAATTCGATGAGCAATCCTTAGCATTCTATCGATTTATTACGCATCTGAAATTTTTTGCTCAAAGATTAACCAGTGGAAGTTTGCATGAGAATGAAAGCGATCAGGATCTTCTAGATGTGATAAAAGAGAAACATCAGAATGCGTATCGTTGTGTGGGGAAAATCGAAACCTACATCAAAAACAACTACAATTACAGCCTTACGAGTGAAGAAAAGCTGTATTTGACGGTCCACATTCAACGTGTGGTGTATAAGACAAAATCATAA
- a CDS encoding beta-glucoside-specific PTS transporter subunit IIABC produces the protein MGKYQQLAEEIVNQIGGSDNIGDLTHCVTRLRFHLKDDSIPNDEVMKKLDGVVTVLRSGGQYQVVIGNHVSEVYSEVSSLVKLNPDNTSSSTEKVVKKKKPLDAFVDVISNLFQPILGILLAAGMLKGFNTLFSTLNLYTTDSGAYMIINTMGDAMFMFLPVFLGYTSANKFKVQPFIGILIGLAMCYPAIQLDALAGSREPLYTLFSGSAFSSPVYLDVFGVPLISMNYTSTVLPIIIVVYFASKVQRTLDKIVPSAVKFFMVPMVTVLISLSLGFLLIGPVASYASELIAQGILVARDASPLFAGFLLGLSWQVLVVFGLHWGLIPLYINNITSMGYDTIMASVFATSFAQLAIVLAIIVKTKDKKLKTLGFPSAISALFGITEPVVYGIILPRKKLFIMSCIVSGVAGGFYGLYNLREFTFGGFGIFEFLTMFDPNEPGTSNIMIAIIGVVFAMIVSFALTLVMFKDDKTEADSATLSVDPPKSVSKIGRKHTMLSPMNGEIIPIKDVQDEAFSQELLGRGIGIRPSTGELFAPFAGKVVTLFPTKHAVGIISDEGMEVLIHIGFNTVRLKGKHFESFVQEGDIVHQGQKLVEFNIAEIEKEGYSLVTPMIVTNTENYLEIVETKENKVNAGDVLLTGLL, from the coding sequence ATGGGAAAATATCAACAGTTAGCGGAAGAGATTGTGAATCAAATAGGGGGATCAGATAACATCGGTGACCTCACTCATTGCGTTACAAGGTTAAGATTTCATCTAAAGGACGATTCCATACCCAATGATGAAGTTATGAAAAAGCTGGACGGGGTAGTAACTGTCTTACGTTCAGGTGGGCAATATCAAGTCGTTATTGGAAATCATGTTTCTGAAGTTTATTCGGAGGTTAGCTCACTGGTTAAACTGAATCCAGACAATACGAGTTCTTCAACCGAAAAAGTTGTTAAAAAGAAAAAGCCGCTGGACGCTTTTGTTGATGTAATATCAAACTTGTTTCAACCTATTCTCGGCATTCTATTAGCTGCGGGAATGCTGAAAGGCTTCAATACGTTGTTCAGCACACTGAATCTTTATACAACGGATAGCGGGGCATATATGATCATTAATACCATGGGGGATGCTATGTTCATGTTCCTCCCTGTATTTTTGGGATATACATCTGCTAACAAGTTTAAAGTACAACCCTTTATCGGTATACTCATTGGATTAGCTATGTGTTACCCCGCTATTCAGTTGGATGCCTTGGCAGGATCCAGAGAGCCACTTTACACGCTATTCAGCGGATCTGCCTTCAGTTCCCCGGTTTATCTGGATGTGTTCGGCGTTCCATTGATCAGTATGAACTACACATCCACTGTTCTCCCAATCATCATCGTAGTTTACTTTGCTTCTAAAGTTCAACGTACGCTGGATAAAATTGTTCCGAGTGCGGTTAAATTTTTCATGGTACCGATGGTCACGGTGCTGATTTCCTTATCCTTGGGCTTCTTATTGATCGGACCTGTTGCGAGTTATGCGTCTGAATTGATTGCTCAAGGCATACTGGTGGCACGAGACGCAAGTCCATTATTTGCAGGATTCCTTTTGGGGCTCTCCTGGCAAGTACTTGTCGTGTTCGGACTGCATTGGGGACTCATCCCTTTATATATTAACAACATTACGAGCATGGGTTACGACACCATCATGGCTTCCGTCTTTGCAACATCATTTGCCCAGTTGGCCATTGTGCTTGCAATTATCGTGAAAACCAAGGATAAAAAGCTTAAGACTCTAGGCTTCCCTTCGGCCATTTCTGCATTGTTTGGCATCACTGAACCTGTCGTTTACGGTATTATCCTGCCGCGCAAGAAGCTGTTTATTATGAGCTGTATCGTTTCAGGTGTTGCCGGTGGATTTTATGGACTGTACAACCTTAGAGAGTTTACTTTTGGTGGATTTGGTATATTTGAGTTTTTGACGATGTTCGACCCTAATGAACCAGGCACGTCTAATATTATGATTGCCATCATTGGTGTAGTGTTTGCCATGATTGTCTCATTTGCTTTAACACTCGTCATGTTCAAGGATGATAAGACGGAAGCTGACTCTGCTACATTGTCAGTAGATCCACCTAAATCAGTGTCTAAGATTGGAAGAAAACATACGATGCTCAGTCCGATGAACGGGGAGATCATTCCGATTAAAGACGTTCAGGATGAGGCTTTCTCCCAAGAACTATTAGGTCGAGGGATTGGAATTCGTCCTTCTACAGGCGAACTGTTTGCCCCCTTTGCCGGAAAAGTCGTTACGCTCTTCCCGACTAAACATGCCGTTGGAATAATATCGGATGAAGGAATGGAAGTATTGATTCACATCGGTTTTAACACCGTTCGATTGAAAGGAAAGCATTTTGAAAGTTTCGTGCAAGAAGGGGACATTGTGCATCAAGGCCAGAAACTGGTCGAATTTAACATTGCCGAAATCGAGAAAGAAGGATATTCCTTAGTGACGCCAATGATTGTTACAAACACGGAGAATTATCTGGAAATCGTCGAGACCAAAGAAAATAAAGTGAACGCAGGCGATGTGCTGCTGACAGGCTTGTTATAA
- a CDS encoding 6-phospho-beta-glucosidase, translating to MGFKDGFLWGGATSANQSEGAYNADGRGLANVDLSPTGDVRESVLMGKTKMFDFDENHYYPAKEAIDMYHHFKEDIALFAEMGFKVYRLSIAWSRIFPKGDETEPNEAGLQFYESLFKECQKYNIEPLVTITHFDVPMHLVKEYGSWRNRKMVHFYERLCTVIFNRYKGLVKYWITFNEINMVLEAPFLAAGLFIEEHEDAEAVKFTASHHELVASALATKIAHEVDPENMVGCMLAANAPYPRTCHPQDIWKAKQVENQSYFFIDVQVRGEYPAYTLKDLERKNIVLPFEKGDQELLKQHTVDFIGFSYYSSSVVSADPTQTDTIGGNLFPSLPNPYLKASDWGWQIDPLGLRITMNNIYDRYQKPLFIVENGLGAADTADENGYVEDDYRIAYLSEHIQAMRDAVDYDGVDLLGYTVWGPIDIVSASTGEMKKRYGFIYVDRDDDGQGTLKRSKKKSFEWYKKVIESNGQNLDI from the coding sequence TTGGGATTTAAAGATGGGTTCTTATGGGGAGGGGCAACCTCGGCTAACCAATCAGAGGGAGCTTATAATGCGGACGGCAGAGGGCTAGCAAACGTTGATTTGAGCCCGACTGGCGACGTGCGCGAAAGTGTTCTTATGGGGAAAACTAAAATGTTTGACTTTGACGAGAATCATTACTATCCCGCCAAAGAAGCAATCGATATGTATCACCATTTTAAAGAAGATATTGCCTTGTTTGCCGAAATGGGTTTCAAAGTATATCGCTTGTCGATTGCTTGGAGCCGTATTTTCCCCAAGGGGGATGAGACAGAGCCTAATGAGGCTGGGCTTCAATTCTACGAAAGCTTGTTCAAAGAGTGCCAAAAGTATAATATTGAACCCCTCGTCACCATTACTCACTTTGATGTTCCAATGCATTTGGTCAAGGAGTATGGTTCATGGCGGAACAGAAAAATGGTTCATTTCTATGAAAGACTGTGTACCGTGATATTCAATCGTTACAAAGGTCTGGTTAAATATTGGATTACTTTCAATGAAATTAACATGGTTCTGGAAGCTCCATTTTTAGCAGCGGGGCTGTTCATTGAAGAACATGAAGATGCAGAAGCTGTAAAGTTCACAGCCAGTCACCATGAACTGGTAGCCAGTGCGTTGGCCACCAAAATTGCCCATGAAGTTGATCCGGAAAATATGGTAGGTTGTATGCTTGCCGCCAATGCACCGTATCCTAGAACATGCCACCCACAGGATATATGGAAAGCGAAGCAGGTTGAGAATCAAAGCTACTTCTTCATTGACGTTCAGGTGAGAGGTGAGTATCCTGCATATACACTCAAAGATCTTGAGCGCAAAAATATAGTTCTCCCATTCGAAAAAGGGGATCAGGAATTACTAAAACAGCACACCGTTGATTTTATTGGATTCTCGTACTATTCTTCCAGTGTGGTTAGCGCAGATCCTACACAAACGGATACGATTGGAGGCAATCTGTTCCCAAGCTTGCCGAATCCCTATTTGAAAGCTAGTGATTGGGGCTGGCAAATTGATCCACTCGGTTTGCGGATCACGATGAACAACATTTATGATCGATATCAAAAACCTTTATTCATCGTGGAAAATGGTCTCGGTGCTGCAGATACAGCTGATGAGAATGGATATGTTGAAGATGACTATCGAATTGCTTATCTAAGCGAGCATATTCAAGCGATGAGAGATGCTGTCGACTACGATGGCGTTGATTTACTTGGATATACGGTCTGGGGACCGATTGATATTGTGAGCGCAAGTACCGGCGAAATGAAAAAAAGATATGGATTCATTTATGTTGACCGGGACGACGACGGTCAAGGAACATTAAAACGCTCCAAGAAAAAATCATTCGAATGGTACAAGAAGGTCATTGAGTCAAATGGTCAGAATCTGGATATCTAA
- a CDS encoding metalloregulator ArsR/SmtB family transcription factor, producing MNTPAFDSTNIKQFDEPANLLKALSHPIRLCIVRGLMQKKKCNVSYMQECLDLPQSTVSQHLQKLRSAGVVATERNGLEVNYVLADQRVEQIITSLFGKEDCES from the coding sequence TTGAACACTCCCGCTTTTGATAGCACTAATATAAAACAGTTCGACGAACCCGCTAATCTGCTGAAAGCTTTATCTCACCCGATTCGTTTATGTATTGTGCGTGGACTGATGCAAAAAAAGAAATGTAATGTTTCATACATGCAAGAATGTCTGGATCTACCCCAATCAACCGTATCTCAGCATTTGCAGAAACTTCGCAGTGCCGGTGTTGTCGCTACAGAGCGGAATGGTCTTGAAGTCAATTATGTGCTTGCAGATCAACGGGTTGAACAGATTATAACTTCTTTGTTTGGAAAGGAAGACTGTGAATCATGA
- a CDS encoding FAD-dependent oxidoreductase, giving the protein MSKKILIVGGVAGGASAAARLRRLDEHAEIIIFEKGPYISFANCGLPYYIGGSIDDRERLLVQTPKGMADRFRIEVRTRSEVMAIDPQKRTVRVHSEERGHYEESYDELILSPGAKPMVPDIPGKDNPLIYTVRNIPDIDSIKEQINSSNKQSSIVIGGGFIGVEMAENLKEAGLDVTLIEGNGQLLTPFDAELAAALAQEMEQNGVNLLFSQRVQGFHSLDHGIGVELADGHVLTADLVILAIGVTPDTSFLKSSGVSLGTRGHIIVNEALESSVPHIYAVGDAIEVTETIHGTKTAIPLAGPANKQGRIVADRIAGLSSTYKGTQGTSIIKVFGMTGATTGSNEKTLKRLGVDYRTVIVHPASHASYYPGSSAITLKLLFTLEGKILGAQAVGYDGVDKRIDDIAVAIHFGGHIRDLTELELSYAPPYSSAKDPVNMAGYAAENITAGRVQTFNYDQLSERQPDQTILLDVRSALEHRNGNIPGSINISVDELRQRLDELDSSKDIWVYCQVGLRGYTASQILRQHGFSVKNLSGGYKTYRQAQFKPALFSPAKPDHHEPGPGVKESGPIPTASTEPQRIDNELNVCGLSCPGPLIQVKQKMDQLSNGETLRVKASDPGFYEDVKAWATMSGSALLHLERIKGGIIEAVIAKNSVKPISDSPSHHDPASTMVVFSGDLDKAIASLIIANGAAASGRKVTMFFTFWGLNVIRKHQTQPVSKTMIGRMFDMMLPRGSKKLGMSKMNMLGVGPKIIRGLMKNNNVPSLEELIESVIAQGAELVACQMSMDLMGIQREELIDQVTIGGVGYYLGEASQANHNLFI; this is encoded by the coding sequence ATGAGCAAAAAAATACTGATTGTTGGCGGTGTAGCTGGGGGTGCCTCTGCGGCTGCACGGCTACGCCGTCTGGATGAACATGCCGAAATTATTATCTTTGAGAAGGGACCTTATATATCGTTTGCCAATTGTGGCTTACCCTATTATATTGGGGGATCGATTGATGATCGAGAGCGTTTGTTGGTACAAACACCAAAAGGTATGGCAGATCGCTTTCGTATTGAAGTGCGTACAAGAAGCGAGGTTATGGCTATTGATCCGCAAAAGCGTACGGTTCGAGTACATAGCGAGGAGCGTGGTCACTATGAAGAAAGCTATGACGAGTTAATTTTGTCACCAGGTGCAAAACCAATGGTTCCCGATATACCAGGTAAGGACAATCCACTGATTTACACCGTACGTAACATTCCTGATATTGATAGCATAAAAGAACAAATAAATTCATCTAACAAACAATCATCAATCGTAATAGGCGGTGGGTTTATTGGGGTTGAAATGGCAGAGAACTTAAAAGAAGCCGGATTGGATGTAACGTTAATTGAAGGTAATGGACAGCTACTCACGCCGTTTGATGCTGAACTGGCAGCAGCTTTAGCTCAGGAAATGGAGCAGAATGGTGTAAACCTGCTGTTCTCCCAGCGTGTTCAAGGATTTCATTCCCTTGATCACGGCATCGGAGTAGAGCTTGCTGATGGTCATGTCCTGACGGCTGACCTGGTTATTCTTGCAATAGGGGTAACCCCGGATACATCTTTTCTGAAAAGTAGCGGCGTTTCTCTGGGCACACGTGGACATATTATTGTAAATGAAGCCCTGGAAAGCAGTGTGCCACATATCTATGCTGTTGGCGATGCCATCGAAGTAACTGAAACTATTCATGGTACGAAGACAGCTATTCCACTTGCCGGACCTGCCAACAAACAGGGAAGAATTGTTGCCGATCGAATTGCCGGACTTAGTTCCACCTATAAAGGAACACAAGGTACGTCCATAATCAAAGTGTTTGGAATGACAGGAGCCACTACAGGTAGCAATGAAAAAACATTAAAACGTCTCGGTGTTGATTATAGAACTGTAATCGTGCATCCTGCCTCTCATGCATCGTATTATCCAGGTTCCAGCGCAATTACTCTTAAGTTGCTTTTCACACTGGAAGGTAAGATTCTAGGTGCACAAGCAGTCGGTTATGACGGAGTGGATAAACGGATTGATGATATTGCTGTAGCCATACATTTTGGCGGTCATATCCGAGATTTGACCGAGCTTGAACTGAGTTACGCACCACCTTATTCTTCTGCAAAAGATCCGGTTAATATGGCTGGCTATGCAGCAGAGAATATTACAGCTGGACGTGTTCAAACGTTCAACTATGATCAGCTGTCTGAGCGCCAGCCAGACCAGACTATACTACTGGATGTTCGCAGTGCTCTGGAGCATCGTAATGGGAATATTCCGGGTTCAATAAATATTTCAGTGGATGAGCTTCGTCAGCGGTTAGATGAACTAGACTCATCCAAAGATATCTGGGTATACTGCCAGGTTGGTTTACGTGGATATACGGCTTCGCAAATCCTGCGTCAGCATGGATTTAGCGTAAAAAACTTGAGTGGAGGTTATAAAACATATCGCCAAGCCCAGTTTAAGCCGGCTCTATTTTCTCCTGCAAAACCAGATCATCATGAGCCTGGACCAGGCGTGAAGGAATCAGGGCCAATTCCCACTGCTTCGACTGAGCCACAGCGTATCGATAATGAGTTGAACGTATGCGGTTTAAGTTGTCCGGGTCCGCTGATACAAGTGAAGCAGAAAATGGATCAACTATCGAATGGAGAGACCTTGCGGGTTAAAGCTTCCGATCCAGGATTCTATGAAGATGTTAAAGCATGGGCAACCATGTCCGGGTCCGCACTCTTACACCTGGAACGAATCAAAGGCGGAATTATTGAGGCTGTCATTGCCAAGAATTCAGTAAAACCCATTTCTGATTCGCCTAGCCACCATGATCCCGCTAGCACGATGGTTGTCTTTAGCGGCGATCTGGATAAAGCCATTGCCTCTCTTATTATTGCAAATGGAGCTGCAGCAAGTGGACGTAAAGTAACGATGTTTTTCACATTTTGGGGATTGAATGTTATTCGGAAGCATCAGACGCAGCCTGTATCCAAAACCATGATTGGCCGAATGTTTGACATGATGCTGCCACGTGGCAGCAAAAAACTTGGCATGTCCAAAATGAATATGCTTGGTGTTGGTCCAAAAATTATCCGTGGCCTGATGAAAAATAATAACGTTCCGTCTTTAGAAGAGCTGATAGAGTCCGTCATTGCACAAGGGGCTGAGTTGGTAGCTTGCCAAATGTCCATGGATTTAATGGGCATTCAGCGTGAAGAACTAATTGATCAAGTTACAATTGGTGGGGTCGGTTACTATCTGGGAGAAGCATCCCAAGCTAATCATAACCTGTTTATTTAA
- a CDS encoding response regulator transcription factor has protein sequence MTNIHKKILLIDHETRIRVLMRRYLEKEGFIVDEASSGGQAIQKCYLNNGNYDLMLLDLSLPDMNGIEICKYMKHNYHEISIIMLSEYAEEKDRIEGFKVGADDYVSKPFSPREVVLRIQSIVARTQGISLHDFKSTSSNEVLIDEILIQPSARRVLVQDNEVHLTPKEYDLFYFLATHQERAFSREELLIQVWKSSHKEIYDQRTIDTHIKRLREKLFAQYSKGNEFIQTLWGYGYRFRSPE, from the coding sequence GTGACCAATATTCATAAAAAAATTTTATTAATAGACCATGAGACTAGAATTCGAGTGCTGATGAGAAGGTATTTAGAGAAAGAGGGTTTCATTGTAGACGAAGCCTCCAGTGGAGGCCAAGCTATTCAGAAATGTTATTTAAACAATGGAAATTACGATCTGATGTTGCTTGATTTATCGTTGCCCGATATGAATGGGATTGAGATCTGCAAATATATGAAGCACAACTATCATGAGATTTCGATCATCATGTTGTCTGAGTATGCCGAAGAAAAGGATCGAATCGAGGGTTTCAAGGTAGGAGCCGACGATTATGTTTCCAAACCGTTCAGCCCCAGGGAAGTTGTCCTGCGTATCCAAAGCATTGTGGCTCGCACACAAGGAATCAGCTTACATGACTTTAAGAGCACATCAAGCAACGAGGTCCTTATTGACGAGATTCTGATTCAACCTTCCGCTCGGCGTGTTTTGGTACAAGATAATGAAGTACATCTGACGCCAAAGGAATACGATTTATTCTATTTTCTCGCTACACATCAGGAAAGAGCGTTTTCCCGAGAAGAATTGCTTATCCAAGTATGGAAGTCATCTCACAAAGAAATTTATGATCAACGTACTATCGATACTCACATCAAACGATTGCGCGAAAAGCTTTTTGCGCAATATTCAAAAGGAAATGAGTTCATTCAGACTTTATGGGGATACGGCTATAGGTTTCGCAGTCCGGAGTGA
- a CDS encoding histidine kinase has translation MYYKQIKWMILFIPTFTVAIWEYVRHQFLLPYISMDLGNWLTPVLVYVVSITLLTQLFRILEKIQKELEIERSEKAALEAREQLARELHDGIAQSLFLLSVKAEKLEKVRNENQHEQNILSIRKTIHEVNRYVRQAITNLRLDRDVSQSSTPISSTLVEQVHVMAKDVRTQINIHWELKDHQLDEKEKVELLACIREALINMNKYASATAASITAIGMSHSWKVTVKDNGKGFDGDPFAKKGKFGLRIMKERCNEMGWIMNMYRENRETIVEIHKGALT, from the coding sequence ATGTACTATAAACAAATCAAATGGATGATTCTTTTCATTCCAACTTTCACCGTAGCCATCTGGGAATATGTCAGACATCAATTTCTTCTGCCATACATCTCAATGGATCTGGGAAACTGGCTAACCCCCGTTCTAGTGTATGTCGTCAGTATCACACTATTAACCCAACTATTTCGTATCTTAGAGAAAATACAGAAAGAATTGGAAATTGAACGCTCCGAAAAAGCCGCGCTCGAAGCACGAGAACAGCTGGCACGTGAGCTTCACGACGGGATTGCCCAATCCCTTTTCTTGTTGTCAGTCAAAGCTGAAAAATTAGAAAAAGTACGTAATGAGAACCAGCATGAACAGAACATTCTGTCCATACGTAAAACGATTCATGAAGTGAATCGTTATGTAAGACAAGCGATCACCAATCTGCGTCTCGATCGGGATGTAAGTCAATCCTCCACGCCAATATCATCAACACTTGTGGAACAAGTTCATGTCATGGCCAAGGACGTACGTACGCAAATCAATATTCATTGGGAATTAAAAGACCACCAGCTAGATGAAAAAGAAAAGGTTGAACTGCTAGCCTGTATTCGTGAGGCGCTCATCAATATGAACAAGTATGCTTCTGCTACAGCAGCATCCATTACAGCGATAGGAATGAGCCATAGCTGGAAGGTTACTGTTAAGGATAACGGAAAAGGGTTCGATGGCGATCCGTTTGCCAAAAAAGGAAAATTCGGTCTACGTATTATGAAAGAACGCTGCAATGAGATGGGATGGATTATGAACATGTATCGAGAGAACAGAGAGACGATCGTTGAGATTCACAAGGGGGCTCTAACATGA
- a CDS encoding response regulator transcription factor — translation MTLTTTTRVLVVDDHAHAREAIREILEMDDHFNVIGIVSNGQEAIDFMEKWLPDLILMDIQMPVLDGLEATRRIKLTFPYVKIVMITVSDDMLHLLEALKRGAQGYLLKNLEPSTWLEYLHSIINEEAPLSRDVAYQILKEVNVIEHKEPIVKLTTRELEILYGVAAGWTNKEIAGKRDISEYTVKNHLKNILQKLQLQNRVQLTRYALEQGLVSEAKRHPE, via the coding sequence ATGACATTAACCACCACAACAAGAGTCTTGGTTGTTGATGATCACGCACATGCAAGGGAAGCTATCCGTGAGATTTTGGAAATGGATGATCACTTTAACGTTATCGGTATCGTCTCTAACGGTCAAGAAGCAATCGACTTCATGGAAAAGTGGCTTCCAGACCTTATTTTAATGGATATTCAAATGCCCGTTTTGGATGGACTGGAGGCAACTCGCAGAATCAAGCTTACGTTTCCTTATGTGAAAATTGTCATGATAACCGTGTCGGACGATATGCTTCATTTGCTGGAGGCTCTAAAACGCGGAGCCCAAGGTTATTTGCTTAAAAATCTGGAGCCCTCGACATGGCTAGAGTACTTACATTCAATTATTAACGAGGAAGCTCCCTTGTCAAGGGACGTGGCTTATCAAATTCTGAAGGAAGTCAACGTGATCGAACACAAGGAGCCCATTGTTAAACTGACAACCAGGGAGCTGGAGATTTTATACGGAGTGGCAGCTGGATGGACGAATAAAGAGATTGCAGGTAAACGTGATATCTCGGAATACACGGTTAAGAATCATCTGAAAAACATATTACAAAAGTTGCAGTTACAAAATCGGGTTCAACTTACACGTTACGCACTGGAACAGGGTCTTGTATCGGAGGCCAAACGACATCCAGAATAA